A single genomic interval of Salvia hispanica cultivar TCC Black 2014 unplaced genomic scaffold, UniMelb_Shisp_WGS_1.0 HiC_scaffold_396, whole genome shotgun sequence harbors:
- the LOC125199145 gene encoding U1 small nuclear ribonucleoprotein C-like has protein sequence MPRYYCDYCDTYLTHDSPSVRKQHNSGYKHKANVRSYYQQYEAQLNQSLIDQKVKEHLGAFRPPVAPYPRPGLPVLPTPLPGQFPFRPPVLPRPMPLPPGYAPMPPHMLPPPGAPVPGQMNGLQRPVTAPPHPMVPGSGGIPTSGAPPMFPPPPYQGNMSSLPTSGGSDGSAPSAPD, from the exons ATGCCGAg ATACTACTGCGATTACTGCGACACTTATCTCACGCACGATTCC CCTTCTGTTAGGAAACAACATAATTCAGGATACAAGCACAAG GCAAATGTACGTAGCTATTATCAACAGTACGAAGCACAACTGAATCAAAGTTTGATAGACCAAAAAGTGAAGGAGCATCTTGGGGCATTCAGGCCTCCCGTTGCTCCTTATCCAAGGCCCGGTCTTCCAGTTCTGCCTACGCCACTTCCGGGGCAGTTCCCTTTTAGACCTCCGGTGTTGCCAAGACCAATGCCTTTACCTCCTG GATACGCACCAATGCCACCACACATGCTGCCTCCACCTGGTGCGCCTGTTCCTGGTCAAATGAACGGGCTCCAAAGACCCGTGACAGCTCCTCCTCATCCAATGGTTCCTGGAAGTGGTGGAATCCCCACAAGCGGTGCCCCACCAATGTTTCCTCCTCCGCCATATCAAGGTAACATGTCGTCATTACCTACCAGTGGAGGCAGTGATGGTTCTGCGCCTAGCGCTCCGGATTGA